A genome region from Euphorbia lathyris chromosome 4, ddEupLath1.1, whole genome shotgun sequence includes the following:
- the LOC136227813 gene encoding probable beta-1,4-xylosyltransferase IRX14H isoform X1 has translation MRAHQIIGTVQREQRIQFGVKTPKTIIAITPTYVGTFQMLHLTGVMHSLMLVPYDLIWIVVEAGGFTNETASIIAKSALKTIHIKFKERMSNSWEGRHKLEAKMRLAALRVVREKKLDGVVLFANENIEIPLSLLKDPSMVEPLGSCERQVMLWWLRVEARSDSKFPPGRMNTKSSICESFIRKTGPRKIRIYLKICFYVILYCTTTFLWDPFLF, from the exons ATGAGAGCGCATCAGATAATCGGGACGGTGCAGAGAGAACAGAGGATTCAGTTTGGAGTGAAGACTCCTAAGACTATTATCGCAATCACACCGACTTATGTGGGAACTTTCCAAATGCTGCATTTGACCGGTGTTATGCACTCACTGATGCTTGTCCCTTACGACCTTATTTGGATTGTGGTGGAAGCCGGTGGTTTCACTAATGAAACTGCGTCCATCATCGCGAAATCGGCACTCAAGACTATCCATATCAAATTTAAAGAGAGAATGTCGAATTCCTGGGAGGGACGCCATAAATTGGAGGCCAAAATGCGGCTTGCTGCTTTGAG AGTTGTGAGAGAGAAGAAGCTGGATGGGGTAGTGTTGTTTGCTAATGAGAATATAGAAATTCCTCTGTCTCTTTTGAAGGATCCTTCAATGGTGGAGCCTTTAGGAAGCTGTGAGCGGCAAGTTATGCTTTGGTGGCTCCGTGTTGAAGCCCGAAGTGATAGCAAATTTCCTCCTGG GAGGATGAATACGAAGTCTTCAATCTGCGAATCATTCATAAGAAAAACAG GACCGAGGAAAATAAGGATCTACCTGAAAATctgtttttatgttattttgtacTGTACAACTACTTTTTTGTGGGATCCTTTTCTTTTTTGA
- the LOC136227813 gene encoding probable beta-1,4-xylosyltransferase IRX14H isoform X2 codes for MRAHQIIGTVQREQRIQFGVKTPKTIIAITPTYVGTFQMLHLTGVMHSLMLVPYDLIWIVVEAGGFTNETASIIAKSALKTIHIKFKERMSNSWEGRHKLEAKMRLAALRVVREKKLDGVVLFANENIEIPLSLLKDPSMVEPLGSCERQVMLWWLRVEARSDSKFPPGN; via the exons ATGAGAGCGCATCAGATAATCGGGACGGTGCAGAGAGAACAGAGGATTCAGTTTGGAGTGAAGACTCCTAAGACTATTATCGCAATCACACCGACTTATGTGGGAACTTTCCAAATGCTGCATTTGACCGGTGTTATGCACTCACTGATGCTTGTCCCTTACGACCTTATTTGGATTGTGGTGGAAGCCGGTGGTTTCACTAATGAAACTGCGTCCATCATCGCGAAATCGGCACTCAAGACTATCCATATCAAATTTAAAGAGAGAATGTCGAATTCCTGGGAGGGACGCCATAAATTGGAGGCCAAAATGCGGCTTGCTGCTTTGAG AGTTGTGAGAGAGAAGAAGCTGGATGGGGTAGTGTTGTTTGCTAATGAGAATATAGAAATTCCTCTGTCTCTTTTGAAGGATCCTTCAATGGTGGAGCCTTTAGGAAGCTGTGAGCGGCAAGTTATGCTTTGGTGGCTCCGTGTTGAAGCCCGAAGTGATAGCAAATTTCCTCCTGG GAATTGA